A window of Candidatus Nitrospira allomarina genomic DNA:
ATTCATGTCTGCCCCGAGTTCGGCAAACACCGGCTTGGTAAAATCATAATCTCCCATAGAGACTCCCCCCGATAAGACCAAAATATCACAGGTGAGCCCCTGTCGGATTTTGTCTTTTAAGGAATCAGGGTTGTCTTTGGCAATTCCCAAGAGGACAGGGATTCCGCCCGACTCCTGAACCGCAGCCGCAATACCATAGCTGTTGGAATTGACGATTTTATGCTCATTAAATGATTCATCCAGATCCGCCAACTCATCCCCTGTAGAAAGAATGGCCACTCGAGGACGCTGCGACACAAGGACAAAAGATTTGGCCAGAATGGCCAACATGCCGATCTCCCCGGAACGCAGTTGCGTCCCTTTCGGAATGATGCACTCTCCTTCTGTAACATCTTCCCCTTTTGGTCTGATGTTGGAACCCTGACCGGCTTCAATCTTCATGATACGAACCTTCGTCCCTGAAGGCTCCGTGTATTCCACCCGCACAACGGTATCTGCTCCGGCCGGCATGGGGGCTCCGGTCATGATCCGAATCGCTTCCCCTGGACCAACGGCTTTCGTGGCCACGGCCCCTGCCGCGACATCTTCCACAATGTGTAATTCGGGAATGCGAGTGATGGCATAGTCCTGCTTAATGTCGGCCCACCGTACCGCAAAGCCATCCATCGCCGAATTGTCCCATGGAGGATTGGATCGTGGGGCGAGAATGTCTTCTCCCAAAATCCTCCCGAGGGAATCAAGGAGCCCGATTTTTTCACAGCCCAAGGGATGTGCCGCATCCAGGACAGTTTGTTGGGCAGAAGTTAAGGAAGTAAGCTGATCCATGTGTCTTGCCTAATCATGCGGAAGGTTGAAGTGGTTCTCTGAAGACAGCGACACCCTACTCAGAGTCCCGCCAGGAGCACACAACATATATGTTTGTTCATTTCATTACGGCCGCCAATACACATTCAATCCTTGAATATCCAGCCATCCCCTCCCTTCCAAACAAATAGTCAGATGGATCGGAGAACACAGCGCAACCCGCTCTCGGCGACCTGTCAGGCCTTTTTGAATGGAGCCGGCCTGGCCGACACCTTCACCAGCGAGTCTTTCTTTTTACAGAACTCCTCGACTTTGTTCGCAATGCCGTGGATGGCGTCAGCCGTGGGAAGATCCGAATGAAACAACGCATAGGGCTCGCCACGATCACATTGGAGAACCATTTCCGGATCCAGTGGCACACGCCCAAGGAAGGGAACGCCCATGTCTGCGGCCGAGGCTTCACCCCCACCCTTTCTAAACAACTCAATGGATTGGTGGCAATGGGGGCAATCTAACCCGCTCATGTTTTCCACAATCCCAATGATGGGAAGCTCACTATCCCTCGCGAAGGTGACCGACTTTCGGGAATCTAACAGGGCCACTTCCTGTGGAGTGGACACAATGACGCAACCCGTGACATCACCGATCAGATCAATCGTCGTTACCGATTCATTCCCGGTCCCGGGCGGCAGGTCAATCAGCAGAAAATTAAGATCTTGCCATTCCACTCCACCTAACAATTGATTGATGAATTCAAACTTATACGCATCCCGCCAGATAATGGGATCATCCGAATTTTGTAAAAGAAATGACATGGAGGCGATCTTCAGATTATAGGCTTGATGCGGGATAATTCCGCCGCCTGTACTGATTTTGAGTTTTTGGCCTTCGGCTCCCACCATTTTGGGAATATTGGGGCCATGAATATCCATGTCGCATATTCCCACTTCATAGCCTTTGAGGGCCAAACTAATGGCAAGATTGGTGGTCATCGTGCTTTTTCCCACCCCGCCCTTATTGCTCATGACCAATATTTTGTAATCAATGCGCTCCATGCGCTTTCCGACCAGCCAGCGGCTATGTCCTTCGCGGTCCTTTTGGCAGGTTTCGGTTTCATCACAAATGGCACACGCCCACATATAGGTACAGACATCCCCACCCGAACTCGAGGATGGTTGAATCATATTCAGTTCAGTTGCCATGAATCCCTCCACATACGTCCACTACGATGATAGTTTGGATAATATAAATTCGGCCACACATGTGTCATGACGTGGCCATACTTCCCATTTTCTCCACCATATGCTCTAACAGCGGTAGAACGATATTTAAATTTTCCTGCACGCCGTTTATGCTTCCGGGCAAATTCAGAATCAGTGTGGTCCCCTTAATTCCAGCCGTTCCGCGTGAAAGCATGGCAGTTCTGACTTTTTTAAGACTTTCAGCCCTCATGGCTTCTCCAATACCGGGAATCTCTTTTTCAATCACGTCCCTGGTTGCCTCTGGCGCCCAATCGGTTGGCCGCACACCCGTTCCCCCAAGAGTCAAAATGATATGAGGGGCGGTCGTCTCACAGATTGCGTCCAATTGGCGGGAAATGGCCTGACGATCATCCGCCACGACATCATAGGATAAAAGGGTTAATTGGTGGTTCGTCAAGATCCTTTCCAATGGTTTCCGATTCTCATCAGGTTTTTGGCCTGACTGTATTTTGCTGCTGATTAACACCACAGCCACCCGTATCATCACATGCCTCTGCTGGTTTTCATATTACCGCGGACCTGAATCCGGAACGTCGACATATTCCTCATCCCCACCAGACCCGGCTCCCACTGGCTGTGGGGCTAATGGAGGACGCCGAACTGCCGGCGGGCCAGAGACCGGAGCGGATGTCCCAGCGTCCTCACTCTCTGGAGTTTTCTTCTTGCCAAAGACTTGGGCGCTGATAATACCCACTTCATAAAAGAAATACATCGGAATGGCCATAATACATTGATTGAATGGATCAGGCGTGGGCGTAAGAATAGCCGCGAAGAGAAAGGATCCCAGAAAGGCCCATTTCCGGTATTTTCGTAATACAGGAGCATCCACCCATCCTAATTTCGCCATCAAGGTCAACGCGAGGGGAACTTCAAAAATCAGTCCAAAGACCAACATGAACCACAGAATAAAACCCACATAATTGGCAATAGAAATTTGTGCAATAAATCCCGAAGCCAACCCATAGGAAATCAAAAAATGCAACGCGAAGGGCAATACGACAAAAAAGCAGAAGGTCAATCCCAAATAAAAAGCCACTGTGCTAATGGCGGTAAAAGGTCCGACGAACCGTCGTTCCTGGGCATGTAATCCTGGAAGAACAAATTGCCAGATTTCCCACAACCAGTGAGGAGTCGACAAAACAACTGCACATAATCCGGCCACTTTCACATTTTGCCATAAGGCTTCAGCCGGGGAGAGAAAAACAAAGGGAATTTTTGGCAAATCCGATGGCATCCATTCCCATGAATCTAAAATGAAATAATTTTGCAGAGGGATCCGTAGCCAGGACACCAGCGTATCCGCATAAAAAAATGTCCCGACAAAAACACAGGCCATAACAATGACCGCACGGGTAAGTCGCCATTGGAACTCATGCAAATGCTCCATGACGGGCATTTTTTTGTCTTCCAATGGCTTAAAGACTTTCTCTTCAAACCAGGAACCAATTTTGCTTTGTTTAGCCATGTAAGTCCTGCGCCACAAAATCCGAGGGGGGCTCAGAGTCGCCCCCCTCAGTACCTATCCCTTATTGAGGATTCACTGCGATAAACAGATTATTGCCGCGCCGGTTGACCAATAAAACGGCTAACTCATCTTTGGCAATTTTGGACGCAACCTGCTTGAAGTCGTCAATCGTTTTCACACTTTGGCGACTCACTTCTTGAATGACGTCACCAACCTGAATACCCGCAGCCTCAACGGCGCTGCCTGATTCAACTTTTGAGACGACCACACCTTTGATTTGTTCAGGAATATTGAATTCACTCCGGCTTTCCCCACTAATTGGGGCGACGGTCATTCCCGACAATACGTTATCCAGTTTGGCCATAGCCGGAGCTTTCTCTTCTTCTACCGGCCCAGTTTTTGCCAGTGCTTGATCGGATGGCCGTTCCCCCAGTTCCAAGGTCAGCAGGGTCTCTTTGCCCTCGCGTAACACTTTAATTTCTTTTTTCTTTCCAACCTTTGTCCGGGCAACGATATTACGAAGATGGTTGACATCCTTGACGGCTTCACCTCCATATTCAAGGATTACATCACCCCGTTGAAGTCCGGCCTTTGCGGAAGGGCCATCTTCATGTACTTCACTAATCAATACCCCACCCTGTCGACCTTCAGGTAATTGGAATGATTGCGCTAAGGCCGGCGTTAATTCCTGAATGGCCACTCCCATCCATCCTCTAACCACCTTCCCTGTTTCGATCAGGCTTGCGGCGATATCCTTGGCAATACTGACTGCGATCGCAAATCCCACGCCTTCGGAACCACCCGTTCTGGAAAAGATGGCCGTATTGATTCCGATAAGCTCCCCTTTCATATTCACCAGGGCTCCACCGGAATTTCCCGGGTTAATCGCGGCATCCGTTTGAATGAAGTCTTCATATTCGGTGATACCGACACTACCACGGCCGAGGGCACTGATAATTCCCAACGACACGGTATTGCGTAATCCGAAGGGACTCCCGAGGGCTAACACCACATCTCCAACTCGAAGGGATTCATATTCTCCCCAGGCCACTGAAGGAAGCGGGCCATTTTCAAGTTTGACTTTAATGACTGCCAGGTCGGTCTTCGGATCAGTCCCGACAACCGTTGCTGACATCTCTCGTCCATCATGAAAAGACACCTTGATATCACTCGCATCTTCCACGACGTGGTTATTTGTCAGAATATATCCGCGAGAATCAATAATCACTCCGGACCCGGCACTCATACCTGGAGGTCCACCGGGACCACCACCGGGAGGTCCACCGCCAGGGGGTCCTCCGCCGGGAGGCCCACCAAAAGGTCCCGGGGGTAAGCCTCTAGATGGTCCACCCCCACCAGTCACGGCCACATTGACAACCGCCGGACCTACTTTTTCAACAATTTCTGAGAAACCTTCAATGAACGCTCCGGGTATAGCCGCTTGCGTTTGAGCGGGGACCAACCACCCATTTCCAAAAAATCCACCGACCATTCCCAATCCTACAAATAGGACAAGGAAACCCCATGGGGGGGCAATTCGAAACGGCCTGGCAGTGCCAGCAAACAACCGTGACATGTGCATCATCCCGATCTCCTGTTCAAAAAATGTAATAGAAACGGAGTGAATAGGAAAATTTCTATCTCACAACCCTGGGCGTTCTCAAGAAATTCCCCAAGACAAATCGCCTCACTTCGTATAACCGTTTGATTCTACAATAATTGTTTTCCCACGTTCAAAGTCAAATCCCTAGTTTTTTACTGCATCCGTAAGGGCGAGTGACCAACAGAGCATCATTCATTTTGTCAAGACGTCCGTATCTTAAAAAGAAAAGACGCTCCTGGAAGACATAAACTTCTTCAGAACCGGCTGTTTGTATTGAGAAGGACTGAACACTGCGTCATTCTCACAAGCGTAAAGCCCATGAAAATACTGCAGGAATATTAGACGGAGCAAGGAAGTTGGGATCGAATGAAGAAAGATTACATTAAGGCAGGAGGCATTACTCGGTAATATCCAAGAGGGAGCCCAATACTTTCCCCTGAATTCTCATGCTAGCCATGTTGGCTCCTGTGAGATTCACCGCTTGCAGATTGGAAATAATTTCTTCGCCGAGATCCACATTAGATCCTTCGCGAAGACTGAACAAATTACCACTAGAGAGATATTGAGAACCGGGGCGTTCATCCATTTGCAACGTAACCCTCACTCCACCACCAGCTGACGATTCTTCTGGAAGAGCACGGATTCGTTTAAAACTTTCTGTTTGGGCATTGGCAATATTGTGCGCGCCGACGCCGAGCATTCTTCCCCCAGCTTGAATTCCAGAAAGAGCAGAGGCCATACCGGCAATCATCATGACTTCTCCTTTGATTCGAGAGGCTACTCACATTCGTCTGTACACGTTCACGTTATCGACTAAAGTCTCAAAACCTTTCCTGACAAGATGGGAGAGGTTTCACAACACCCAGGGGCTAAAGA
This region includes:
- a CDS encoding molybdopterin molybdotransferase MoeA, which gives rise to MDQLTSLTSAQQTVLDAAHPLGCEKIGLLDSLGRILGEDILAPRSNPPWDNSAMDGFAVRWADIKQDYAITRIPELHIVEDVAAGAVATKAVGPGEAIRIMTGAPMPAGADTVVRVEYTEPSGTKVRIMKIEAGQGSNIRPKGEDVTEGECIIPKGTQLRSGEIGMLAILAKSFVLVSQRPRVAILSTGDELADLDESFNEHKIVNSNSYGIAAAVQESGGIPVLLGIAKDNPDSLKDKIRQGLTCDILVLSGGVSMGDYDFTKPVFAELGADMNFWKLAIRPGQPVAFGKIQGKLAFGLPGNPVSSMVTFDQLVRPAMLKMGGHRKWERPVVKALFQETFSKHTDRRHFLRGILQQENGVLTVRTTGGQGSGILTSMVKANGFIDVPEEVESLKPGDLVNVQLLSRNF
- a CDS encoding Mrp/NBP35 family ATP-binding protein — translated: MATELNMIQPSSSSGGDVCTYMWACAICDETETCQKDREGHSRWLVGKRMERIDYKILVMSNKGGVGKSTMTTNLAISLALKGYEVGICDMDIHGPNIPKMVGAEGQKLKISTGGGIIPHQAYNLKIASMSFLLQNSDDPIIWRDAYKFEFINQLLGGVEWQDLNFLLIDLPPGTGNESVTTIDLIGDVTGCVIVSTPQEVALLDSRKSVTFARDSELPIIGIVENMSGLDCPHCHQSIELFRKGGGEASAADMGVPFLGRVPLDPEMVLQCDRGEPYALFHSDLPTADAIHGIANKVEEFCKKKDSLVKVSARPAPFKKA
- a CDS encoding MogA/MoaB family molybdenum cofactor biosynthesis protein; protein product: MIRVAVVLISSKIQSGQKPDENRKPLERILTNHQLTLLSYDVVADDRQAISRQLDAICETTAPHIILTLGGTGVRPTDWAPEATRDVIEKEIPGIGEAMRAESLKKVRTAMLSRGTAGIKGTTLILNLPGSINGVQENLNIVLPLLEHMVEKMGSMATS
- the tatC gene encoding twin-arginine translocase subunit TatC, producing the protein MAKQSKIGSWFEEKVFKPLEDKKMPVMEHLHEFQWRLTRAVIVMACVFVGTFFYADTLVSWLRIPLQNYFILDSWEWMPSDLPKIPFVFLSPAEALWQNVKVAGLCAVVLSTPHWLWEIWQFVLPGLHAQERRFVGPFTAISTVAFYLGLTFCFFVVLPFALHFLISYGLASGFIAQISIANYVGFILWFMLVFGLIFEVPLALTLMAKLGWVDAPVLRKYRKWAFLGSFLFAAILTPTPDPFNQCIMAIPMYFFYEVGIISAQVFGKKKTPESEDAGTSAPVSGPPAVRRPPLAPQPVGAGSGGDEEYVDVPDSGPR
- a CDS encoding Do family serine endopeptidase; the encoded protein is MSRLFAGTARPFRIAPPWGFLVLFVGLGMVGGFFGNGWLVPAQTQAAIPGAFIEGFSEIVEKVGPAVVNVAVTGGGGPSRGLPPGPFGGPPGGGPPGGGPPGGGPGGPPGMSAGSGVIIDSRGYILTNNHVVEDASDIKVSFHDGREMSATVVGTDPKTDLAVIKVKLENGPLPSVAWGEYESLRVGDVVLALGSPFGLRNTVSLGIISALGRGSVGITEYEDFIQTDAAINPGNSGGALVNMKGELIGINTAIFSRTGGSEGVGFAIAVSIAKDIAASLIETGKVVRGWMGVAIQELTPALAQSFQLPEGRQGGVLISEVHEDGPSAKAGLQRGDVILEYGGEAVKDVNHLRNIVARTKVGKKKEIKVLREGKETLLTLELGERPSDQALAKTGPVEEEKAPAMAKLDNVLSGMTVAPISGESRSEFNIPEQIKGVVVSKVESGSAVEAAGIQVGDVIQEVSRQSVKTIDDFKQVASKIAKDELAVLLVNRRGNNLFIAVNPQ